One genomic segment of Hymenobacter psoromatis includes these proteins:
- a CDS encoding translation initiation factor, whose amino-acid sequence MKNDQPRRQGVVYSTNPDFSFQSDTPAETETLPPRQQQLRVQLDKKQRGGKQVTLVTGFVGREEDLQTLGKLLKAKCGVGGSAKDGEIVVQGDLRAKVLEILLKEGYKAKQIGS is encoded by the coding sequence ATGAAAAACGATCAGCCGCGCCGCCAGGGGGTAGTGTATTCTACGAATCCTGACTTCTCTTTTCAGTCCGATACGCCGGCTGAAACCGAAACCCTACCCCCCCGCCAGCAGCAGCTGCGCGTGCAGCTCGACAAAAAGCAGCGCGGCGGCAAGCAGGTCACGCTCGTAACGGGCTTCGTGGGCCGCGAGGAGGACCTGCAAACTTTGGGTAAGCTATTGAAAGCCAAGTGCGGGGTAGGGGGTAGCGCCAAGGATGGCGAGATAGTGGTGCAGGGCGACCTGCGGGCGAAGGTGCTGGAAATCTTGCTCAAAGAAGGCTACAAGGCCAAGCAGATTGGCAGTTAA
- a CDS encoding diacylglycerol/lipid kinase family protein → MLPTCFIFNPTAGTGRRDGFPALLRQHFGGVEGSDYLLRPTEGPGHATELARAAAQAGCRVVVAVGGDGTVNEVGRGLLDQTGTALGIVPRGSGNGLARHLRVPLGLPAALRRLRQPTFSRMDVGFINDQPFFCTAGLGFDAHVSQHFAQAGSRGLSTYLRVTLREYGHFRPVPVEVETQGQTLRTSCYVLAFANASQYGNNVYIAPQANLRDGLLDMCLLDALPPWRAARVMLGLALGTLPRTGGAAYRQVRQATVRAATPLAYHADGDYLGHATEFELAIRPLALEVAV, encoded by the coding sequence ATGTTGCCTACCTGCTTTATTTTCAATCCTACCGCGGGCACTGGTCGCCGGGATGGTTTTCCGGCGTTGCTGCGGCAGCACTTCGGCGGCGTGGAGGGGAGCGACTACCTGCTGCGGCCCACCGAGGGGCCGGGCCACGCCACCGAGCTGGCCCGCGCCGCCGCGCAAGCGGGCTGCCGGGTGGTAGTGGCGGTGGGCGGCGACGGCACCGTGAATGAGGTGGGTAGGGGCCTGCTCGACCAAACCGGCACAGCCCTGGGCATTGTGCCGCGCGGCTCGGGCAATGGCCTGGCCCGGCACCTGCGAGTGCCACTGGGCCTGCCCGCCGCGCTGCGCCGGCTGCGCCAGCCCACCTTCAGCCGCATGGATGTGGGCTTTATTAATGACCAGCCGTTTTTTTGCACGGCTGGTCTGGGGTTCGACGCACACGTGAGCCAGCACTTTGCGCAGGCGGGCTCGCGGGGGCTGAGCACGTACTTGCGCGTAACCCTGCGCGAGTACGGCCACTTTCGGCCGGTGCCGGTGGAAGTTGAGACGCAGGGCCAGACCCTGCGCACCAGCTGCTACGTGTTGGCGTTTGCCAATGCCTCGCAGTACGGCAATAATGTCTATATCGCCCCGCAGGCCAACCTGCGCGATGGCCTGCTCGATATGTGCCTCCTGGATGCCCTACCCCCCTGGCGCGCCGCACGCGTGATGCTGGGCCTGGCCCTGGGCACCCTGCCGCGCACCGGCGGCGCGGCTTACCGCCAGGTGCGGCAGGCCACCGTGCGGGCCGCCACGCCCCTGGCTTACCACGCCGATGGCGACTACCTGGGCCACGCCACCGAGTTCGAGCTGGCCATCCGGCCACTGGCGCTGGAAGTGGCGGTATAG
- a CDS encoding GIN domain-containing protein — MKKNISINLQGIIFHIEDDGYDVLSRYLQEVKAHFASYQGHEEIVADIEGRIAELFSARLSVSKQVITLADVEEMTAKMGRVRDFQSAEEEDEDEPAVGSTGRAAGPTPPFGQAADGQPRRLYRDLAHRKVAGVCAGLAQYFMINPLVIRLAFLALVLLPNLFRHRFPFPGVGIFDRDFDLPGLVVLLYIILWVALPKRADAPAPIDTLDFGGSLTGRKLFRDTDGGKVGGVAAGLAAYFRTDVVLIRVLFLISLFLGGSGLIVYLILWVVVPEARTVSERMQMRGDAVTLSGIDNSLRGSALDGDVPPAPNRPVGTFLEGAARQARPAVGFLGTLIRWAAGVVLIFTGGSWLLTVLGFAGAALGIISADSVIHTDNNFRFGDESFNSVMHNAQPWGVVAATLAVGVPALALMLLGVRLLLRRSVLGRSGGLVLLALWLLGIVGTAAAGGQIFRDTRTRASYTTVRRLAAMPGPGIVLDSRNMDDFMEQARLRLALADSGAAPYVEEDYQARGRTQSSARLTAQQSILYTITQQDSTITFDQGLTLRENAPYRGQKLTLTLHLPLDKTYRLMPLFLEKLDDEDFTNGRRPHDNQPHRARFTRAGKFTCLDCPPTTDDEEDNADNNKEDSDNDGVVNLDLNGNKMQVRVNTDGDEPTVRFTTKPFGTNPATYGTGRKTLNDPGTFSEVETRGALRLVLRQGDTYKVEAAGRQQDLDDLRLTTSGDRLVARQGGRGSLFSGFNFSGHPILVTVTLPRLQYLKLSGACQADVSGFHDEALRLEATGASVARLDVRVPSLSLDLAGACQAELRGTANELAIDASGACEVKALGLQAKRANIDLSGASQANVRASEELKVDLGGGSQVRYAGHPARIEKDLSGGSSLEAVKE, encoded by the coding sequence ATGAAAAAGAATATCAGCATCAACTTGCAGGGTATCATCTTTCACATCGAAGATGATGGCTACGACGTGCTCAGCCGCTACCTCCAGGAGGTAAAGGCGCACTTCGCCAGCTACCAGGGCCACGAAGAAATCGTGGCTGACATTGAGGGCCGCATTGCCGAGCTGTTTTCGGCGCGCCTCTCCGTCAGCAAGCAAGTTATTACCCTGGCCGACGTAGAGGAGATGACGGCTAAAATGGGCCGCGTCCGCGACTTCCAGTCGGCGGAGGAAGAGGACGAAGACGAGCCAGCTGTGGGCAGCACCGGCCGCGCCGCCGGCCCTACCCCCCCCTTCGGCCAGGCCGCCGACGGCCAGCCCCGCCGCCTGTACCGCGACTTGGCCCACCGCAAGGTGGCGGGCGTGTGCGCCGGCCTGGCGCAGTACTTCATGATTAACCCGCTGGTAATCCGGCTGGCTTTTCTGGCGCTGGTGCTGCTGCCAAACCTATTTCGCCACCGCTTTCCATTTCCGGGGGTAGGGATTTTTGACCGCGACTTCGACCTGCCCGGCCTGGTGGTACTCCTCTACATTATTCTGTGGGTAGCCCTACCCAAGCGCGCCGATGCCCCCGCTCCCATCGACACGCTGGACTTTGGCGGCTCGCTCACCGGGCGCAAGCTCTTCCGCGACACCGACGGTGGCAAGGTGGGCGGCGTGGCGGCGGGCCTGGCGGCCTACTTCCGCACCGACGTGGTGCTCATTCGGGTGCTGTTTCTCATCAGCTTGTTTCTGGGCGGCTCGGGCCTTATCGTGTACCTCATCCTGTGGGTAGTGGTGCCGGAGGCCCGTACGGTATCGGAACGGATGCAGATGCGCGGCGATGCCGTAACGCTCTCGGGCATTGACAACAGCCTGCGCGGCAGTGCGTTGGATGGCGACGTGCCGCCCGCGCCCAACCGCCCGGTGGGAACGTTTCTGGAGGGCGCGGCCCGGCAGGCACGGCCGGCCGTGGGCTTCCTGGGTACACTCATTCGCTGGGCGGCGGGAGTGGTGCTGATTTTCACGGGCGGCTCGTGGCTGCTGACGGTACTGGGCTTTGCCGGCGCGGCGCTGGGCATCATCTCCGCCGATTCGGTTATTCATACGGATAATAATTTTCGCTTTGGCGATGAGAGCTTTAACTCGGTGATGCATAACGCTCAGCCCTGGGGGGTAGTGGCCGCCACGCTGGCTGTGGGCGTGCCGGCACTAGCGCTGATGCTGCTGGGGGTGCGGCTGCTGCTGCGCCGCTCGGTGCTTGGCCGCAGCGGCGGGCTGGTGCTGCTGGCGCTGTGGCTGCTGGGGATAGTAGGCACGGCGGCGGCCGGCGGGCAGATTTTCCGCGATACCCGCACCCGCGCCAGCTACACCACCGTGCGGCGGCTGGCCGCCATGCCGGGCCCCGGCATCGTGCTCGACTCGCGCAACATGGACGACTTTATGGAGCAGGCGCGCCTGCGCCTGGCTCTGGCCGACAGCGGCGCGGCCCCTTACGTGGAGGAGGACTACCAGGCGCGGGGCCGCACCCAAAGCTCGGCCCGCCTCACGGCACAACAATCCATTCTCTATACTATCACGCAGCAGGACTCGACCATCACCTTCGACCAGGGCCTGACACTGCGTGAAAATGCGCCCTATCGCGGCCAGAAGCTGACCCTAACGCTGCACTTGCCCCTGGACAAAACTTACCGCCTGATGCCGCTTTTCCTCGAAAAGCTCGATGACGAAGACTTTACCAACGGCCGGCGGCCCCACGACAACCAGCCTCACCGCGCCCGCTTTACCCGCGCCGGCAAGTTCACCTGCCTCGACTGCCCGCCGACCACGGACGATGAGGAGGACAATGCTGATAACAATAAGGAAGACAGCGACAATGATGGGGTAGTGAATCTGGACCTGAACGGCAACAAGATGCAGGTGCGCGTGAACACCGACGGCGACGAGCCTACCGTGCGCTTCACCACGAAGCCCTTCGGCACCAACCCGGCCACCTACGGCACCGGCCGCAAAACCCTGAACGACCCCGGCACCTTTAGCGAAGTCGAAACCCGCGGGGCGCTGCGCCTGGTGCTGCGCCAGGGCGACACCTATAAAGTAGAAGCCGCCGGCCGCCAGCAGGACCTCGACGACCTGCGCCTGACTACCAGCGGCGACCGCCTGGTGGCGCGCCAGGGGGGTAGGGGCTCGCTCTTCTCGGGCTTCAACTTCAGCGGCCACCCCATCCTGGTCACCGTGACCCTACCCCGCCTCCAGTATCTCAAGCTCAGCGGGGCCTGCCAGGCCGACGTCAGCGGCTTCCACGACGAGGCGCTGCGCCTCGAGGCCACCGGGGCCTCCGTGGCCCGCCTCGACGTGCGGGTGCCCAGCCTCAGCCTCGACCTTGCCGGGGCCTGCCAAGCCGAGCTGCGCGGCACCGCCAATGAGCTGGCCATCGATGCCAGCGGGGCCTGCGAGGTAAAAGCCCTCGGTCTCCAGGCCAAGCGCGCTAATATCGACCTCTCGGGTGCGTCGCAAGCCAACGTACGGGCCAGCGAGGAGCTAAAAGTAGACCTCGGCGGCGGCAGCCAGGTGCGCTATGCCGGCCACCCCGCCCGCATCGAAAAAGACCTCAGTGGCGGCAGCTCGTTGGAGGCAGTAAAGGAGTAA
- the gap gene encoding type I glyceraldehyde-3-phosphate dehydrogenase has translation MAKIKVAINGFGRIGRLTFKSLLERENVEIVAINDLTDNKTLAHLLKYDSVHGRFNGTVSYDDNSLTVNGQRIVALAERDPKLLPWKDMGVDIVLESTGRFVDEAGAGQHITAGAKKVVISAPATGNIPTVVLGVNDDTLTGDETIISNASCTTNCLAPMAKVLDDAFGIEKGYITTVHAYTSDQNLQDAPHKDLRRARAAALNIIPTSTGAAKAVGLVLPQLKGKLDGIAMRVPVPDGSTTDLTVILKKEASKEEINAAMKKAAEEGALKGILEYSTDPLVSTDIVGNPHSCIFDSQLTSNNGTMAKVVGWYDNEFGYSTRTADLIQKLGEKMVG, from the coding sequence ATGGCAAAAATTAAAGTCGCCATTAATGGCTTCGGTCGTATCGGCCGCCTCACGTTTAAGTCGCTGCTCGAGCGCGAGAATGTGGAGATTGTGGCCATCAATGACCTAACTGACAACAAGACGCTGGCTCACCTGCTCAAGTATGACTCGGTGCACGGCCGTTTCAACGGCACGGTCAGCTACGACGACAATAGCCTGACCGTGAACGGCCAGCGCATTGTCGCCCTGGCTGAGCGCGACCCCAAGCTGCTGCCCTGGAAAGACATGGGCGTGGATATCGTGCTCGAAAGCACGGGCCGCTTCGTGGACGAGGCCGGTGCGGGCCAGCACATTACGGCGGGCGCTAAGAAAGTCGTGATTTCGGCTCCGGCTACCGGTAACATCCCGACCGTGGTGCTGGGCGTGAACGACGACACGCTGACCGGCGACGAGACCATCATCTCGAACGCCAGTTGCACCACCAACTGCCTGGCCCCGATGGCCAAGGTGCTCGACGATGCCTTCGGCATTGAGAAGGGCTACATCACCACGGTGCACGCCTACACCTCGGACCAGAACCTGCAAGACGCGCCCCATAAGGACCTGCGCCGCGCCCGCGCTGCGGCCCTCAACATCATTCCGACCAGCACTGGTGCAGCCAAGGCCGTGGGTCTGGTACTACCCCAACTCAAGGGTAAGCTCGATGGCATCGCCATGCGCGTGCCCGTGCCGGATGGCTCGACGACCGACCTGACGGTGATTCTGAAGAAAGAAGCCTCGAAGGAGGAAATCAACGCCGCCATGAAGAAGGCCGCCGAGGAAGGCGCGCTCAAGGGTATTCTGGAATACAGCACTGACCCGCTCGTGAGCACCGACATTGTGGGTAACCCGCACTCGTGCATCTTCGATTCGCAGCTGACTTCCAACAATGGCACGATGGCCAAAGTAGTAGGCTGGTACGACAACGAATTTGGTTACTCGACCCGCACCGCCGACCTCATCCAGAAGCTGGGTGAGAAAATGGTGGGGTAG
- a CDS encoding DUF4468 domain-containing protein has product MKQVLLLLLALLGGSFASYGQATPAATAPTLTLPTDSASGKILYEAVVQAPGVSQAELYRRAREWFVSNFKAYKEVVGVEDPVGGEIAGTYHSLLTKVLTTYEVWRTLKVYVKDGRYRYELTDFGARDIKYDRQVYNINPKNPNNVRRFGLEVEKEAQHDISSLATAMASPTGTTAKGKNW; this is encoded by the coding sequence ATGAAACAAGTACTGCTTTTGCTGCTGGCACTGCTGGGCGGCAGCTTCGCCAGCTATGGACAAGCTACCCCGGCAGCTACGGCCCCCACCTTAACGCTACCTACCGATAGCGCGAGCGGCAAAATTCTCTACGAGGCGGTGGTCCAAGCCCCAGGGGTTTCTCAAGCCGAACTCTACCGGCGCGCGCGCGAGTGGTTCGTCAGTAATTTCAAGGCTTACAAGGAAGTCGTGGGCGTAGAAGACCCAGTTGGGGGCGAGATTGCCGGTACTTACCACTCCCTGCTCACCAAGGTGCTCACTACCTACGAAGTCTGGCGCACCCTAAAGGTCTACGTCAAGGATGGGCGTTACCGCTACGAGCTAACTGACTTTGGAGCGCGGGACATTAAATACGACCGGCAGGTCTACAACATTAATCCTAAGAACCCGAACAACGTCCGCCGCTTCGGGCTAGAAGTAGAGAAGGAGGCGCAGCACGATATCAGCTCCCTGGCCACGGCTATGGCCAGCCCCACAGGCACGACTGCCAAGGGCAAGAACTGGTGA
- a CDS encoding PorV/PorQ family protein yields MLQLFTTRRWWLLGLSAGLGLAAAPAARAQTNTPKYSNEFLNLGAGARSLGMGKVQVSLADDATAGYWNPAALTNIKAKYDGVLMHSELFSGVVKNDYAAFAMPLDEKSAIGVTLLRSGVDNIADTRSLINEYGYIQYDKITYFSVADYALLLSYARKLGPEGLSIGGSAKVIYRNVGSYANAYGFGIDAGVQYNHKGWRLGLMARDITTTFNAWSIDADKFRATTIPGEAIPTNSTELTLPRLVLGAGYQFKLPSQFTALVAADLEATTDGQRNTLLSAKPVSVDPRLGVEFGYRALAFLRGGVGNYQQITNFDMQKQWKGQYSLGAGVAISGLRVDLALSRLDVGVQGGASSQTNSLIVSLGYGLGSRAGVGQPIIK; encoded by the coding sequence ATGCTACAACTTTTTACTACGCGCCGCTGGTGGCTGTTGGGGCTAAGCGCCGGGCTGGGGCTGGCTGCCGCGCCCGCCGCCCGCGCCCAAACCAACACGCCCAAATACAGCAACGAATTCCTGAACCTGGGCGCGGGCGCGCGCTCGCTGGGCATGGGCAAGGTGCAGGTGAGCCTCGCCGACGATGCCACCGCCGGCTACTGGAACCCCGCCGCCCTCACCAACATCAAGGCCAAATACGACGGCGTGCTGATGCACTCCGAGCTGTTTTCGGGGGTAGTAAAAAACGACTACGCTGCCTTCGCCATGCCCTTGGATGAGAAAAGCGCTATCGGCGTGACGCTGCTGCGCTCGGGTGTAGACAATATTGCCGATACCCGCTCGCTCATCAACGAGTACGGCTACATTCAGTACGATAAGATTACCTACTTCTCAGTGGCCGATTACGCGCTGCTGCTCAGCTACGCCCGCAAGCTGGGTCCCGAGGGCCTGAGCATCGGCGGTAGCGCCAAGGTTATTTACCGCAACGTGGGCAGCTACGCCAACGCTTACGGCTTCGGTATCGATGCGGGCGTGCAGTACAATCACAAAGGCTGGCGGCTGGGCCTGATGGCCCGCGACATCACCACCACCTTCAACGCCTGGAGTATCGACGCCGATAAATTCAGGGCCACTACCATTCCCGGCGAGGCCATCCCCACCAACTCAACCGAGCTGACGCTGCCGCGCCTGGTACTGGGCGCGGGCTACCAGTTCAAGCTGCCTTCCCAATTCACGGCCCTGGTGGCCGCCGACCTGGAGGCCACCACCGACGGGCAGCGCAACACGCTCCTCTCGGCCAAGCCCGTGAGCGTGGACCCGCGCCTGGGCGTGGAGTTTGGCTACCGGGCCTTGGCGTTTCTGCGCGGGGGGGTAGGCAACTACCAGCAAATCACGAATTTCGATATGCAAAAGCAGTGGAAGGGTCAGTACAGCCTGGGCGCGGGCGTGGCCATTAGCGGCCTGCGCGTAGACCTGGCCCTCTCGCGCCTCGACGTGGGCGTGCAGGGTGGTGCCTCGTCTCAGACCAACTCGCTCATCGTGAGCTTGGGCTACGGCCTGGGCAGCCGGGCGGGGGTAGGGCAGCCGATTATTAAATAA
- a CDS encoding ABC transporter ATP-binding protein, producing MSPATSPAPAAAPPTPAPAAEVVLTVDNISKSFGDNHVLKGFSLTLHRGENVVVLGKSGSGKSVLIKCIIGLLTPDAGTITVLGQHIATLDHAALDQLRAKVGFLFQSNALYDSMTVRENLLFPLRRHWLAGHQGQEDKLVHQALDDVGLPQTIDQLPAELSGGQRKRIALARTLIVPPEIILYDEPTTGLDPVTAREIDQLIRHVQQKYHASSLIISHDMNCVRLTSDRVILLAEGRSYVEGTYAELLASTDPTVHAFFE from the coding sequence ATGTCGCCCGCTACTTCTCCCGCCCCGGCCGCCGCGCCCCCTACCCCCGCCCCGGCAGCTGAAGTGGTGCTGACGGTGGACAACATCAGCAAATCATTCGGTGATAACCACGTGCTGAAAGGCTTTTCACTGACGCTGCACCGGGGCGAAAACGTGGTGGTGCTGGGCAAATCCGGCTCGGGCAAGTCGGTGCTTATTAAGTGCATCATCGGCCTGCTTACGCCCGATGCGGGCACTATCACGGTACTGGGCCAGCACATCGCGACCCTCGACCACGCGGCCCTTGACCAGCTGCGGGCCAAGGTGGGCTTCCTCTTCCAAAGCAATGCCCTCTACGACTCGATGACGGTGCGCGAAAACCTGCTGTTTCCGCTGCGCCGACACTGGCTGGCCGGCCATCAGGGCCAGGAAGATAAACTGGTGCACCAAGCCCTCGACGACGTGGGCCTACCCCAAACCATCGACCAGCTGCCCGCCGAGCTGTCGGGCGGCCAGCGTAAGCGCATCGCGCTGGCCCGCACGCTCATCGTCCCCCCCGAAATCATTCTCTACGACGAACCCACCACCGGCCTCGACCCCGTAACGGCCCGCGAAATCGACCAGCTCATCCGCCACGTGCAGCAGAAATACCACGCCTCCTCCCTCATCATCTCGCACGACATGAACTGCGTGCGCCTCACCTCCGACCGCGTCATTTTGCTGGCCGAGGGCCGCAGCTACGTCGAAGGTACCTACGCCGAGCTGCTGGCCAGCACCGACCCCACCGTCCACGCTTTTTTCGAATGA
- a CDS encoding PadR family transcriptional regulator, with the protein MKLENTQVQMRKGILEFCILEIIGRGEAYASDMLEELTAARMIVVEGTLYPLLTRLKNAALLDYVWKESTSGPPRKYYTLTEAGRQFLEELRQTWEEMAVSVGIIRQPPRTSL; encoded by the coding sequence ATGAAACTCGAGAACACCCAGGTGCAGATGCGCAAAGGCATCCTCGAATTCTGCATCCTGGAAATTATTGGCCGGGGCGAGGCCTACGCCTCCGACATGCTGGAGGAGCTGACTGCCGCCCGCATGATAGTGGTGGAGGGCACCCTCTACCCCCTGCTCACGCGCCTCAAGAATGCCGCCCTGCTGGATTACGTCTGGAAGGAATCGACCTCGGGGCCGCCCCGCAAATACTACACCCTCACCGAGGCCGGCCGCCAGTTTCTGGAAGAGCTGCGCCAGACCTGGGAGGAAATGGCCGTCTCGGTGGGCATCATCCGCCAGCCGCCCCGCACTTCACTTTGA
- a CDS encoding DUF3050 domain-containing protein produces MTQNFVQDLQAQLQPYRQRMVDHAVYRRLDTLADLRVFMQHHVFAVWDFMSLLKALQRELTCVELPWVPKGNPTTRRLINDIVLEEETDLDPEGRPTSHFELYLRAMREAGADTAPAERLLAALAAGASVPAALAAADAPASVREFVAHTFSVVASGQPHAVAAAFTFGREDVIPDMFRNLVDDLAARFPGQLDTFIYYLNRHIELDEDHHAPLAHQMVRDLCGQDPARWAEATEVARQGMAARVAFWDGIAAALPQPQPVA; encoded by the coding sequence ATGACCCAGAATTTTGTGCAAGACTTGCAAGCGCAGCTCCAGCCCTACCGGCAGCGTATGGTGGACCACGCAGTGTACCGCCGCCTCGATACGCTGGCCGACCTGCGGGTATTTATGCAGCACCACGTGTTCGCAGTCTGGGATTTTATGTCGCTGCTCAAGGCGTTGCAGCGCGAGCTGACGTGCGTGGAGCTGCCGTGGGTCCCCAAGGGCAACCCCACTACCCGCCGCCTCATTAACGACATTGTGCTGGAAGAGGAAACCGACCTCGACCCCGAGGGCCGGCCCACCAGTCACTTTGAGCTGTACCTGCGCGCCATGCGCGAGGCCGGGGCCGACACCGCCCCCGCCGAGCGCCTGCTGGCCGCTTTAGCCGCGGGGGCGAGCGTGCCCGCGGCCCTGGCCGCCGCTGACGCGCCGGCCAGCGTGCGGGAGTTCGTAGCGCATACGTTCAGCGTCGTGGCCAGCGGGCAGCCGCACGCCGTGGCGGCGGCCTTCACCTTTGGCCGCGAAGATGTGATTCCCGATATGTTTCGCAACCTGGTGGATGACCTGGCGGCGCGCTTTCCGGGTCAGCTCGATACGTTTATCTACTACCTCAACCGCCATATTGAGCTGGATGAGGACCACCACGCCCCGCTGGCCCACCAGATGGTGCGCGACCTCTGCGGCCAGGACCCCGCCCGCTGGGCCGAGGCCACCGAGGTTGCCCGCCAGGGCATGGCCGCCCGCGTGGCCTTCTGGGATGGCATCGCCGCCGCGCTGCCGCAGCCGCAGCCAGTAGCCTAG
- a CDS encoding MlaD family protein, whose product MPTASHHIRLVLFVLAGLACLAVTLVLLGQRQNLFGSSLTVRADFRNVSGLLTGNNVRLAGITVGTVKEINILNDSTVRVVMHLKRDVQHYLHQNAVASVGTDGLVGNTIVNLTATAAPAPLIAEGDVLRTTTPPAIDEMLKTLSVSNKNLVGITEDLHQITGKLNGSRALWQLLGDQKVAANVRQSLRHVAGATATLQASANDISHLTRGIRQGRGPAGYLLTDKEFAGQMRHATHQLARSSDALAGTVESLQQQVQTGTGPLHTLLTDTAMSGQLRQTFGNVEQGTAGFNQNMEALKHNFLLRGYFRKQAKKKAKAAGL is encoded by the coding sequence ATGCCCACTGCCAGCCACCATATCCGTCTCGTCCTGTTTGTGCTGGCGGGCCTGGCTTGCCTGGCCGTCACGCTCGTGCTGCTTGGGCAACGGCAGAATCTGTTCGGCTCCTCGCTGACGGTGCGGGCCGATTTTCGCAATGTTTCGGGTCTGCTCACTGGCAATAATGTGCGCCTGGCCGGCATTACCGTGGGCACGGTGAAGGAGATTAACATTTTAAACGACAGCACGGTGCGCGTGGTGATGCATCTCAAGCGCGACGTGCAGCACTACCTGCACCAGAATGCCGTGGCCTCGGTGGGTACCGACGGCCTGGTGGGCAACACCATTGTGAACCTGACCGCCACGGCCGCGCCCGCGCCGCTCATTGCCGAAGGCGACGTGCTGCGTACGACTACCCCGCCGGCCATCGACGAGATGCTGAAAACGCTGAGTGTGTCGAACAAAAACCTGGTTGGCATCACCGAAGATTTGCACCAGATTACGGGCAAGCTCAACGGCAGCCGGGCGCTTTGGCAGCTGCTCGGCGACCAAAAGGTGGCCGCCAACGTGCGCCAGAGCCTGCGCCACGTGGCCGGTGCCACCGCCACGCTTCAGGCCTCGGCCAACGACATCAGCCACCTCACGCGCGGCATCCGCCAGGGCCGGGGCCCGGCCGGGTACTTATTGACCGACAAGGAGTTTGCGGGGCAAATGCGCCATGCCACCCACCAGCTAGCCCGCAGTTCCGATGCCTTGGCCGGCACTGTGGAAAGCCTGCAGCAGCAGGTGCAAACCGGCACCGGCCCGCTGCACACGCTGCTCACCGACACGGCCATGAGCGGGCAGCTGCGCCAAACTTTTGGCAACGTGGAGCAGGGCACGGCCGGCTTCAACCAGAATATGGAAGCCCTGAAGCATAACTTTCTGCTGCGCGGCTACTTCCGCAAGCAAGCCAAAAAGAAGGCCAAGGCCGCCGGGCTGTAA
- a CDS encoding MlaE family ABC transporter permease → MFNGPLFTELRAMMGFAGRFFREGLRPRYEWLELVNQCYVVGYQSLPLVGITSFIMGLVLTLRLRPTMVQFGATSWIPVMVGLTIIQELGPIITGLMVAGKVGSSIGAELGSMRVSEQIDAMEVSGTNPFKYLVVTRILAATLMVPILTLLADAIGLFACYLGINMQGVTSVALFTNNILGRLTFGEVLPAVVKTFFFGFAIGLIGCYKGYNANKGTEGVGVAANSAVVLSSLLIFLLDLVAVGVSTALGLI, encoded by the coding sequence ATGTTCAACGGTCCTCTTTTCACCGAACTTCGGGCCATGATGGGCTTTGCCGGCCGGTTCTTCCGCGAGGGGCTCCGGCCGCGCTACGAGTGGCTGGAATTGGTGAATCAGTGCTATGTTGTGGGGTATCAGTCGCTGCCACTGGTGGGCATCACCAGCTTCATCATGGGGCTGGTGCTCACGCTGCGGCTGCGGCCCACGATGGTGCAGTTTGGGGCCACGTCGTGGATTCCGGTTATGGTCGGGCTCACCATTATTCAGGAGCTGGGCCCCATCATCACGGGGCTGATGGTGGCCGGCAAGGTGGGCTCCAGCATTGGGGCCGAGCTGGGCTCGATGCGCGTGAGCGAGCAGATTGACGCGATGGAAGTCTCCGGCACTAATCCGTTTAAGTACCTGGTGGTCACGCGTATTCTGGCCGCCACGCTCATGGTGCCCATCCTCACGCTGCTGGCCGATGCCATTGGCCTGTTTGCCTGCTACTTGGGCATCAACATGCAGGGCGTGACCTCGGTGGCGCTGTTTACCAACAACATCCTGGGCCGCCTCACCTTCGGCGAGGTGCTGCCAGCGGTGGTCAAAACCTTCTTCTTCGGCTTCGCCATCGGCCTCATTGGCTGCTACAAAGGCTACAATGCCAACAAGGGCACCGAGGGCGTGGGCGTGGCCGCCAACTCGGCCGTGGTGCTGTCCTCGCTCCTGATTTTTTTGCTCGACCTGGTGGCGGTCGGCGTCAGCACCGCGCTCGGCCTTATTTAA